The following DNA comes from Magnolia sinica isolate HGM2019 chromosome 18, MsV1, whole genome shotgun sequence.
ttgaaagaccacaatgggacaggattttaaaaataggaacatccaaaactcagatgggccataccacacgaaacattggtgattggacGCTTGGCAGTGACAgtagttttgtatcaggatgatatttgttcataCGGTTTATCTCAGCCGTATTAATtctatgaacggcttggatggcatataaacatcacggtcagctccagaaaggtttcaacggtggaccttgctgttcccactgttttgttggtgtggcctactgagttttggatctgcctcatttttacaaTCAAGACAtcgtaataattctatgaacgccaacatatggacggagtggatttgtcagggACATCTCTATGTACTCCACACAGCCCTGGGCAAAGAGATCTCTGTGCcaggggtcacaggcaatccgcccCCCCAGTAACTAGCTCAACTAGTAGTCCTGTGCACTCAGTGTCCGATTCTACAATCTCCCCGAAAACACACCCTACCATATATTCAGccggagttatttgatactctcggctgcgtatgacacttgatacgctgGTAATCAGAAACTCAAATTATGCAGGTCATTATTGCGAATCTTGCCGATTCACGGTCCCAAAATGAAATTAGTTGAATAGTCTACGCCTCTGATTTATGAATATCTGTTTGTTAAATTGACATGGATAACATTCATTTTTAAATTGCATGCCATAGCTAAAATGGGCCTGTAATTTGAAAGGATTAATTTATATTACATGTATTTTGTtaaggaaaaatatgacaagtccggagacttGGTTATGAAATAGACCAACTCTATTGACACTGTCCGGGATTCCGAGACAATAAGCCCGACTGAGGCAAAAGAATTAAATGCctcaaggagagacttagctccaATGGTGAGGAATGAACCTCGATCGAGACTTACAAAGTTATGAGCCTTAGGCAAAATATATGAGATGCATAAAGTTAACTCGAATAACGAGGCAGCAACGTCTAAAGGGACCGATTAAAACCTAAACGCTAGAAGTCTTCTGACCGACTATAAAACCACCCCATATTAGGTCGGTTACAGCGTCGGCTATCGGATTAAGAAAGGATGTCGGTTATAGACTGACTCCACTTCATCCGACATAAGGCAAAAAGCTTCATCCTTACAGTCAGTCGAGACTCATTTATTACCAGAGTTGGTTAAGGTTGAGCCGATCAAGGAAGAGACGGTGTAAACATAAATACCATCCCAAAAATCTTGTGAAAAGGATTCCTGACCctgaagatctcgggatcgggcAAAATTCATAAACAGATTACAATAAAATTAAATCTCCGAGATATTCAGAAGAGAATTCCTGCACGATGGGACCCTCCCATTCGTATAAAAACAGAAAATCTTTACGATGAAAGGTACACAGAAAACTGTCTGAGAACACCCTTCTCTGACACAATCGTAGTGCTGACTTTAGCATCGAAAGTTTCCCGGCTTGAGCCAGGGTCTCTCTTGTCTCCTTCTTGTATAGGTGGCATGACGTGGGAACAGGACACAACAGTTTTTTACATCAACATATATACTTCATTTCATGTATGCGATGTCCAAGTGATTTCTGAGTGCTGCGTATCAtcaatcacactctgccagagtacaaAAATTTTACTAGAGGGGCTCCATCTGCCCCGTCACCATCTCGAAGAAAGAAGGTTTAAAAGGTCCATAAcataatttaacttttactagATTTACAGACAGTCAAAACTCAACAGTAGAAAAAGCATGAAACTACCAAAGAGTAAAACGGTAAAGATCTGCCACGATCGACGTCCAGACATCACAGGCAATTTACAGATTGAAAACCCAACGCTGCTTATCTACGCCGAGGGTGCACTTTAACCGTGAGAGGGGATGCCATTTCGCAGGACAGCCTCAGAACCTCCGAGAGATTAACGGCGTCCAGCTCCGACGGGACCCACACGAACTCGTGCAGCAGAGACGCGACCCAATAGCTGACCGTGGTTAGCCCCAGTGCCTTGCCCGGGCAGCTCCTCCTACCCGACCCGAACGGCGCGAGACGAAGATCCGACCCGAGCACAGAGAATTCCACGTCAGCTTCAACCGAGACAAACCTCTCAGGCAGGAACGAAGTAGGCTGCGCCCATATGTCCGGGTCCCGTGTGATAGCCCACATATTCACCATGGCGGTGGTCCCCGCTGGCACGTGCCTCCCATCAACCGTCGTGTCAGTAATGGACAGCCGGGCCCATGAAAGGAGTGGGCCCGGCGGATGAAGCCTTAGAACCTCCTTTATCACAGCTTGCAGGTAAACCAACGCAGGGATGTCAGATACCGTCACCGGACGGGATTTTCCGACAATGACGTCAAGCTCTTCGTGAACCTTGGATTGAATATCAGGATGCAATACAAGCCTCGCCAGTATCCACTCTATCAAAACCGCCACCGTGTCCGTTCCTCTAAATATCATTtcctatttaaaaattaaaataaaatattaattaaaatacaataaaattgaGAAAGGTTAATAAGGTAAATTCAAATGCTTACCCACAGTACGGCAATCATATCAGGATCCGATAGTTTATCGCTGCCTCGTAGACCAAGCAACACATCAACGAAATCCTGATTTCTCTCGCCGGTCTGAGATCTATGCTCTGCGATAATCCGGCTGACGAACCGGTTCACTTTCGGCACGAGCTTCGAGCAGCGGAACCGGATTTTCTGCGGGTCGAAGCCAGATAGAATCGGGAGATGGTCTGACCAGTTCATCTTTCCAAGCAGGTCGTATCCTTCTTCCACCAAGGTACTGAGTTCTTCCGTTTCTTCATTTGCTGTAGAAATATCGTATTTTCTGCCGAAAACGGAGCACATCATGTTGTTCAAAGAGGCTCGCTTGAGGATCTCCCGGACACGGATCGGTCCGCCGCGATGGACGGTTCGTACCATTTGAGCTGCTATGTCGAACAGCTGTGATTCCGCGCTGCTGATTTGCTTCGGGGAGAAGAGATGCGTGGCCGCGATACGTCGCAAGGTGCGCCAGTAAGAACCGTACGGAGCGAATCCGATGGCGCGGTGGAACATCAAGCTGTAGGCAGATTCCTTCACGGGACGGTCCGCGAAGGCCGAACTGTTCAGGATCTCCTTCGCGACGTCCGGATTGCATGTGAGGATGACACGTGTGTCGCCGAGGCTGAAGGCCATGAGGCGTTTGGCGTTGAATCGGTGGGCCGCAGCAGCTAGCTGGCGGTGGGCGAGGCGAGCCATGAGGTGCATGCTGCCGAGGAAAGGGAAGCCTCGAGGACCTGGGATGGGATTGGCGTTGGACATGGGCTTTGGCTTTTTCCACCAGTATTTTCCCCAAGCTGGTCCACCGGGGTGGGCCCAATAAAGGAAGGTGGTGAGCAGCCATGCGAAAACCAGGAGAAATGCTAAGCCGATGAGGTTTTGAGATGAAGAAGCTTCGCATTTCGCTGCGAGGGCGAAGACCCAAAAGCTCTCTTCTGCTGTCTCCATGGCGGTAAGGGAGAGAAAAGGAAGGCAAGAGAAGCTttttttgaagaagaagaggaagagcacGCGTTTATATAGACACTGGAAAGGAGTAACCGTAATGATTTGGAATCGTATCCCCCGCACGTGCCAGTGTCGCGTGTGTGTCAAAGTcgtctttttttaatatgttggGCCCCTCTGTATGCTCcgagggaaagaaaaaaaaaatctccttggGTCCATCACAACTGGCCAACTGCCACAGGCGCTCAGAAATTTGATGGGTGAAAAGAAGCGGATTGGCTCATCTACCACGCACCACTGATGTAGCTGGTGttctgacgtcaccaagttctgtgactCCTATCATAacgtatgagttatatccaaaccgtcagtcCACTTGATGAGTTCGCCGTACGGCTTGAGCGGAAGAACCAAGACAGATCTAAAAATCACCTGAAAATAAGTCGCATCTAAAAATCTATTGTGCCATGCTGTAAAAATCAGTGCaagattgaacgctcaccattgaaacctgttttgggtaaaaatggactggccATTGGGAAGAGGACacctcacatatatatatatatatatatatatatatatatataacacgagGTCGATCAATGCCAGTTATAACCAAAGAGCTACTCAATGGCCAGGAAATGGCATTCTGTTGTATTTCATTGAACAACCCAAGCTTCCCTGCTGTCCAATTCATTTCCGAGCTACTTCTCAAAACATCTCCTGACAAAGGCTCCCGAAGTGTGACCTTATGCCATATGACAAAATGAAGAGGATGATCATCCCCGATATCTCGTCCATATTCTACTAAGGAAATGAGCTCGGGCTCGACCCTTTGATGCAGCTCTCAAAGACGCGTAGGTCGTCAAGTCGATAATCAGCTTAATGCCAAGAGAAACTAGATCACAAC
Coding sequences within:
- the LOC131233312 gene encoding cytochrome P450 78A3-like, with amino-acid sequence METAEESFWVFALAAKCEASSSQNLIGLAFLLVFAWLLTTFLYWAHPGGPAWGKYWWKKPKPMSNANPIPGPRGFPFLGSMHLMARLAHRQLAAAAHRFNAKRLMAFSLGDTRVILTCNPDVAKEILNSSAFADRPVKESAYSLMFHRAIGFAPYGSYWRTLRRIAATHLFSPKQISSAESQLFDIAAQMVRTVHRGGPIRVREILKRASLNNMMCSVFGRKYDISTANEETEELSTLVEEGYDLLGKMNWSDHLPILSGFDPQKIRFRCSKLVPKVNRFVSRIIAEHRSQTGERNQDFVDVLLGLRGSDKLSDPDMIAVLWEMIFRGTDTVAVLIEWILARLVLHPDIQSKVHEELDVIVGKSRPVTVSDIPALVYLQAVIKEVLRLHPPGPLLSWARLSITDTTVDGRHVPAGTTAMVNMWAITRDPDIWAQPTSFLPERFVSVEADVEFSVLGSDLRLAPFGSGRRSCPGKALGLTTVSYWVASLLHEFVWVPSELDAVNLSEVLRLSCEMASPLTVKVHPRRR